In Bactrocera oleae isolate idBacOlea1 chromosome 3, idBacOlea1, whole genome shotgun sequence, a genomic segment contains:
- the Prosalpha6 gene encoding proteasome subunit alpha type-1 — protein MFRNQYDSDVTVWSPQGRLHQVEYAMEAVKLGSATVGLKNSDFAVLVALRRAASELSSSQRKIIPIDDHLGISIAGITADARVLSNYLRTECLNYKYAYGARYPVSRLISNLGNKMQVTTQRYDRRPYGVGLLVAGYDERGPHVYQVDPSANFFNCKAMSIGSRSQSARTYLERNISSKGRDFVCTKDELICHGIQAIRGSLPNDEDSESPLLNISIAIVGKDQPFKILDDVESKKYLDMAKKLPAPPAPSDDVPSTGGDDDDDKPGDAPPDPQVLVGTMER, from the exons ATG TTTCGAAACCAATATGACAGTGATGTTACTGTTTGGAGTCCGCAGGGACGACTACATCAAGTAGAATACGCCATGGAAGCAGTAAAACTTGGTTCAGCCACCGTTGGCTTGAAAAACTCAGACTTTGCTGTGTTGGTTGCTTTGCGTCGTGCCGCTTCTGAACTTTCTTCATCCCAGCGTAAAATTATACCAATTGATGATCATTTGGGCATATCCATAGCTGGCATTACAGCAGATGCACGCGTACTTAGTAATTATTTACGTACGGAATGTTTAAATTACAAGTATGCTTATGGTGCCAGATATCCGGTATCACGTCTCATTTCGAATCTTGGTAATAAAATGCAAGTAACAACACAACGTTATGATCGTCGTCCATATGGCGTGGGGCTTTTAGTAGCCGGCTATGACGAAAGAGGTCCACATGTATACCAAGTAGATCCTTCagcaaactttttcaattgtaaAGCCATGTCAATTGGATCGCGGTCACAAAGTGCGCGCACATATTTGGAGCGTAATATAAGTTCAAAAGGTCGTGATTTCGTTTGTACAAAAGACGAATTAATTTGTCACGGTATACAAGCTATACGTGGTTCACTGCCCAATGACGAGGACAGCGAATCGCCACTACTG AACATCTCAATTGCAATTGTGGGCAAGGATCAACCATTTAAGATTCTAGATGACGTTGAAAGCAAGAAATATTTAGATATGGCGAAAAAATTGCCAGCACCACCAGCACCAAGCGATGATGTACCATCTACGGGTGGtgacgatgatgatgataaaCCTGGTGATGCGCCACCAGATCCACAAGTGCTTGTAGGAACAATGGAGCGCTAA